One Ascaphus truei isolate aAscTru1 chromosome 22, aAscTru1.hap1, whole genome shotgun sequence DNA segment encodes these proteins:
- the LOC142472613 gene encoding aquaporin-8-like — protein sequence MAEADKNAPEMELSMGSASREDLATQNEEKDEPTILEKYAQPCLAELLGSTLFFSVGCLSVLINPHGAGPLMPALAHGFTLAALISVLGNISGGHFNPVISLAVVISGGLTPVLLVPYWICQLSGGILGALLAKGLADEASFANRTGAACMVDSGSSVVRAVGVEMSLTCLLILTVLMGALGDRSKTPLAPFSIAFTLVAGILAGGSISGSCLNPARALGPAVVSYYWDNHWVYWVGPASGAVMMSIIYRFLLAGRSHRLFLK from the exons ATGGCCGAAGCTGATAAGAATGCCCCTGAGATGGAGCTGAGTATGGGCTCAGCATCCAGAGAAGATCTCGCCACCCAAAATGAGGAGAAGGACGAACCTACAATCCTGGAGAAGTATGCCCAGCCCTGCCTGGCAGAGCTGCTGGGGAGCACGCTCTTCTTCTCCGTGGGATGCCTGTCGGTGCTGATAAACCCACACGGTGCAGGGCCCCTGATGCCGGCTCTTGCACATGGATTCACCCTGGCAGCTCTCATCTCTGTGCTAGGCAATATAAG TGGTGGACATTTCAACCCGGTCATTAGTCTGGCCGTTGTCATATCTGGCGGTCTCACTCCCGTGCTGCTTGTACCCTACTGGATCTGCCAGCTGTCTGGAGGAATATTGGGGGCTCTTCTGGCCAAG GGCTTGGCAGACGAGGCATCATTCGCCAATCGGACGGGAGCCGCCTGCATGGTGGACAGTGGGAGCTCAGTGGTGAGAGCGGTCGGAGTGGAAATGAGCCTAACTTGTCTTCTGATCCTCACTGTATTGATGGGAGCCCTGGGGGACCGGAGCAAGACTCCACTAGCCCCTTTCTCTATCGCTTTCACTCTTGTGGCTGGAATATTAGCAGG AGGTTCCATATCAGGGTCCTGTCTGAACCCAGCTCGAGCTTTGGGTCCTGCGGTGGTGTCTTATTACTGGGATAATCACTGGGTGTACTGGGTCGGACCTGCATCTGGTGCTGTCATGATGTCTATTATATACAG gtttcTGCTGGCAGGAAGATCTCACCGATTATTCCTAAAATAG